In Methanofervidicoccus sp. A16, the sequence ATAATGGACTCCATGACAAAAGAGGAAAAGGAAAATCCAGAGATCATAAAATCCTCAAGGATAAGAAGGATAGCAAGAGGTTCTGGGGTTAGAGAGGAGGAGGTAAAGGAACTTCTAAGATACTATGCCACTACTAAGAGTGCATTCCAGAATTTGAAGAGAGGTAAGATGTTGAAGATGGGAGGGCCTATTGGGAAGATTATGAGACAGTTGATGTACAGAGATGGCTAGTAGTAAAATATAGAAATGTATGAATTTATTTAAACCTTAAAAATAATTATTAAAAAAGTTAATAATAAGAATCTCAATTGAAGAGTGTTAATAAAAATCCTGTCTGCTTTTCAGTACACGATATAAGTTAGGAAATAAAGTTTATTTTACCTTTTTACCTGGTATGGTTCTTTTATTTAAATATAGGTACTTTTAATATTTTTATTTTTTAATATTTAAATATTTTTATTATTATAATATAATATAATTTTTTATAAAGATTCTCTAGTATTGTTTAGCACAATTGTTTTTTGTTCATGGTCAATAAGTAAAAGTAAAATGACTCTATATAAAAAAATAAAAAACTATAATAAAACTATCAAAAAGAAACCAAGATATAGTTCCTGTTAGTAATGCCTTCTATTGGATTTTTTATTTTTCCCAGATTTTTATTCACTTTCATTTAAATTTTTATAATATAATCATAATTTTTTAAATTATAATAAATAGAGAGATTTAGGTGAGAAGGATGATAAAGGATATTAAATTTACAAAAATGCATAGTTTAGGAAATGACTACATAGTAATAAACGAGTACGATAGTATAAAGGTAAATGAAGATTTCAAAGGAGAATTCTCTAAAAAGATATGTAGGAGAGGTTTCTCCGTAGGTGCAGATGGTGTGATATTTATCCAAAAACCAGAGGATAAAAACTGTGATGTGAAGTTTAGAATATTTAACAGTGATGGATCAGAGGCTGAGATGTGTGGAAATGGGATAAGATGTTTTTCCAAGTACGTCTATGAGAGAGTGTTGAAGAAGAACCCACTGTATGTGGAAACCTTAGGAGGGTTGAGGGTATGTGAGATGGAAATAGAGGGAGACACTGTAAGATCCATCAGAGTGTATATGGGAGTTCCTAAGTTTCAACTAAGAGATATACCTATGGTGGTGGAGGGAAAAAAGGAGGGTGATGTATTTTTAAATGAGTACCTATATTTAAACAGTGGGGTCTTAGATAAGGTTAAATTAAGTGTTGTAAACGTTGGTAATCCTCATGCTGTTATATTCCTCGAAGATAACGGTATAGATATGGACTTTGTAAGGAGGAACTTGGAGGTATTGGGGAGGGAAATAGAGAATCACAAGGCATTTCCAGAGAGGATAAACGTCCACTTTGTAGAAACCTTAGGGAAGGATGAAATTAGGATGGTAACTTGGGAGAGAGGGGTAGGATACACCAGGGCCTGTGGAACTGGTGCAACAGGTTCTGCAATCCTCGCCCATAAGTTAGGAAAAACTGGTAATAGGGTACTGGTACATTTAGATGGGGGAGATCTAGAGGTAGAGATTGGAGATAACGGGGCTTATTTAAAGGGGGATGCTGTACTAGTATACGATGGAATATTGAGGGATGCTCTATAATAATATTCGAAAGAGTAATGATTAAAAATTTAATTTTATAATAATAATTTTAAAACCTATAAACTTAATGATTAACCTTAGTTTCTATCAGAGTGGAAGATTTAACTCTACAAAAAAATAAAATCCAAATTAAAAAATAACAAATAATGAAAATAGAATCATTAACTCATCTATCTTGGAATACTTCTGAGTACTAGAATTAGATTGAAGGAATATTCTGTCATGATATAAATTCTATTTAGGGAGGTTTTCTTTTAAATCCAATATTCAGAAAAAAAGAAAAAATCCACTTATTAATAACTTTTTTATAATTTTAAAAATTTTATAATTTAGTGTGAAAAGGTTTTATTTTAAAAAACAATTTTCTTATTTTTTATTTTTATGTCTTAATTATTATTATAATTTTTAATTAATATATTTTTATCTTTTAATGAGAACTTAGATAAATAATTAAAATTCCTAAAAACAGTAAGAAGTTATATTCAGGAGATATTTTATCTATCTATTTTTATTGTAATTTCAAATTTATACATCAATAACTTATTTTAATAATTTTTTATTTTTATTATGTTTTTTATCAGATTTTGGTCCTGTCCACATAAAACAAACATCATATATAACAATGTACATAAGATACTATTATGCTAAGAGTAAAAGATATTATAAAGGAATTAAAAATCTTTAAGAGGAACAAAATACCTATAGAAATTAAAACACTCGCCATTGCAACCTACATTCAGACATCTTCAGTAAGAAGGACTGCCAGAATTCTTTCAGAGATTCATCCAGTCTCAAAAACATCAGTTTGGAACTGGATAAGGAAGTTTGAAGAAGAATTATCCATTACAACAGAGGAAAGAGAAAGAGATCTAATAGCGGTGGATGAAACTGTTGTTAAAGGTGGCGGGAAGCACTATTACGTTTATTCAGCTGTAGATGTTGAGAGGAATGAATTAATTTTAATGAGAGTCTATACAATAAGGAATCATCTAATTACGAGGTCCTTTGTAAAGAAAGTACTGAAGTACTGTAGGGGTGAGCCTAAATTCCTTATAGATAAAGCCCCATGGCTAATTAGTGCTCTAAAAAGTCTTAATTTAAACTTTGAACATCAGACCTTTGGGCGGGGGAGTTTGATAGAATCGGTGTTTTCTTCTCTGAAGCAGAGGGTAAAGATCTTTTTCTGCTCTATTAATGCTAAAAATCCTGTTAGAAACTGGAACTTCTTTTGTAGGTTATTTGTTCTGTATTATAATAAACTGAGGTGGTGTTTATGTTAAGTGGACAGGTCCAAATTCTGAAGGGATAGGGATAAAAAGTAAATAACCTTAGTTCCCATTAAGTAGCGATTAAAGAACAGTGAAAATAAGAATCATTAAATACCATAGGATCTTTCCGGAACCCTTAGTTAAGATAGGAGATCTTATTTCTGAATCCCTGTATTAAAAGATATTCAGAGGATCATTCTCCTTCGATCTTCTTATTAAAATTTTTGTACCTGGGGTAATAGAAGTTTTCTGTTTTTTAAACATTTTCTTTATTTTTATTATTATTTTTGGAGCTATTCTTTTGATGGGAACTAGGGTTATTAACTATATTCCCCGATCTTTTAGAAATCTCTCTAAACACTAAAAGCATATTTTTCCTGTATAAATAGTCCTTACTTAAGATACTCACAAACTTCCTTAGCCCAATAGGTAATTATGAAGTCAGCTCCAGCCCTTTTGATACAGAGAAGTACTTCCATTATAGCATCCAATCTATTTATCCATCCTTTCTGGGCGGCAGACTCCACCATAGAGTACTCTCCACTTACACAGTAACTTCCAACAGGTACATTGAAGTTATCCTTGGCCAACCTTAGAACATCTAAATAAGGTAATCCAGGTTTTATCAGTATCATATCTGCCCCTTCCTCTATATCCAACTCTATCTCCCTTAAAGCCTCCCTCCAATTTCCAGGATCCATTTGATAGGTCTTTCTGTCCTTTAAACCACACCTGGGAGAACTCTCTGCAGCATCCCTAAATGGCCCGTAGAAGGCAGAGGCGTACTTTACAGCATAACTCATAATACATACATCATGGTAGTTGTTCTCCTCCAAGGTTTCCCTTATAGCCCTAACCCTCCCGTCCATCATATCAGAGGGTGCAACAACATCTACACCACTCTCAGCGTAGGACAGTGCTACCTTAGATAGGATTTCAAGGGTTTCATCGTTTAGAACTTTGTTGTCCCTTAGAATACCACAATGTCCATGGGTTGTATATTCACATAGACAGGTATCTGCTATAACGAGGATCTCATCTCCCAACTCCTCTTTTATTCCCTTTATAGTCCTCTGTATTACTCCATCTTTATCGTAGGCAGAGGATCCGTACTCGTCTTTGTACTTAGGTATTCCAAAGAGTATAACTCCAGGGATACCTAGATCTGCTATTTCCTTACACTCTTCGATGGCAGATTCTACACTGAACCTGTATTGGTTAGGCATGGAAGGTATTTCTTTTTTTCCTCTCTCTATCCTCTCATCTACAAATAGAGGCATTATAAGATCCTTCTTAGTTAAGGTAGTTTCCCTAACTAACTCCCTTATTTTATCGTTCTTTCTAAGTCTCCTGGGCCTGATTAACATACTATCCCCTTCTTATTTTTAAAATTATTTATACTATTTATGTTTAGTTGTTAATAAATTAATAATACTTTAGTTCCCATTAAGATAGTGATTAAAAGAATAATAAAAATGATTATTATAATAAAAATAATAAAAAAAGTTATATAATAAAATGTAATAAAATTCCGATAGAGGCAAAAAAGTAAAATAATATTGGATACTGGATAAACAAGTAAGATGCCTTTTTAATTTCTTTTTATTCTTATTATCACTTTGGTAGGAAGCAGGGTTTAAAAAATAATAATGAAAATAACCCTAGTTCCCATCAAGATTGTGATTAGAAGGATAAATAAAAATATCATAATAAAAATCTTAAGAGGAATAATAAAATAATATAACCTAAGTTCCCATCAAGTAGTGATTAAAAGAACAATAAAAATAATAATCATTATAATAATAAATACTATAACAAAAAACCATTAAACATTCCAGGATCTTTCTGAGCACTTAGATAAAGATAAGAAATCCATCTGATATCACATATTAGAAGGTATTTAGAGGACCATCCCCTCCAATCTTCTTTTTAAAATGTTATATCTGAGATGATAGAAGTTTTTATTTTAAAATCTTTTATTATTTTTTATTATATTATTTTTATAATTATTCTTTAAACTATTCTTTTGATGGGAACTAGGGTAATGAAAATAATAACAAAAAAATATG encodes:
- the dapF gene encoding diaminopimelate epimerase, with the protein product MKFTKMHSLGNDYIVINEYDSIKVNEDFKGEFSKKICRRGFSVGADGVIFIQKPEDKNCDVKFRIFNSDGSEAEMCGNGIRCFSKYVYERVLKKNPLYVETLGGLRVCEMEIEGDTVRSIRVYMGVPKFQLRDIPMVVEGKKEGDVFLNEYLYLNSGVLDKVKLSVVNVGNPHAVIFLEDNGIDMDFVRRNLEVLGREIENHKAFPERINVHFVETLGKDEIRMVTWERGVGYTRACGTGATGSAILAHKLGKTGNRVLVHLDGGDLEVEIGDNGAYLKGDAVLVYDGILRDAL
- a CDS encoding DDE-type integrase/transposase/recombinase gives rise to the protein MLRVKDIIKELKIFKRNKIPIEIKTLAIATYIQTSSVRRTARILSEIHPVSKTSVWNWIRKFEEELSITTEERERDLIAVDETVVKGGGKHYYVYSAVDVERNELILMRVYTIRNHLITRSFVKKVLKYCRGEPKFLIDKAPWLISALKSLNLNFEHQTFGRGSLIESVFSSLKQRVKIFFCSINAKNPVRNWNFFCRLFVLYYNKLRWCLC
- the hemB gene encoding porphobilinogen synthase, which produces MLIRPRRLRKNDKIRELVRETTLTKKDLIMPLFVDERIERGKKEIPSMPNQYRFSVESAIEECKEIADLGIPGVILFGIPKYKDEYGSSAYDKDGVIQRTIKGIKEELGDEILVIADTCLCEYTTHGHCGILRDNKVLNDETLEILSKVALSYAESGVDVVAPSDMMDGRVRAIRETLEENNYHDVCIMSYAVKYASAFYGPFRDAAESSPRCGLKDRKTYQMDPGNWREALREIELDIEEGADMILIKPGLPYLDVLRLAKDNFNVPVGSYCVSGEYSMVESAAQKGWINRLDAIMEVLLCIKRAGADFIITYWAKEVCEYLK